The Amphiura filiformis chromosome 8, Afil_fr2py, whole genome shotgun sequence genomic sequence aaaaatgaaacatttgggcTAGCAAagtttaaaaagtaaaaagtactAAATTCCATGTTTTTCTGTTTTAATTTATCATGTGCAGGTGAAATTCACAATCGACCAGATCCGGTCCATCATGGACAAGCGTAAAAACATCCGTAACATGTCGGTCATAGCGCATGTTGACCATGGCAAGACCACACTGACCGACTCTCTGGTGGTCAAGGCTGGTATAGTTGCAGCCAGTAAGACTGGGGAGAGGATTACTGATACTAGAGATGATGAACGGGACAGGTGTATAACCATCAAATCAACGTAagatttgtgtgtgtggggggggggtgttagggGATGGGGGTTCCTGATCATGAGGGGGTGACTGGGTGAGGGTGTGTAGCTGTGTGTGGGGTGTTGTGATACTGAAGTAGATGGTACAGAGTACAGAcctcaaataggcctatgtaaagcccagtggcgtagccagcactttttcagatgaTGGCcaaggggggagggagggagcaaggcaactttcaaggaggaaactttgatgaaaatggtcaaaatgggctgaaaagtacaaaatagcCTAAAAATCTATGAtcggggggggcaagacttctctcAGGGGCAGCTGCCCTTTGCCCCTGACTACACCAGTGGTGAGGCCTCTCTGCTAATTGCTATGAATGCAGTGgcatttccaggggggggggggggctttgggcagggctgtcaactctcatgtCCCTGTGTTGGACATCCTATTGGAGATTACACAGTAGCTAACAGATGCagatgtaaaatcagccattctcacgcattggccgtgagtctcacgcattggttCACTTTCTcatggtctcacgccaaggtagtattaTCTCACGCCTAGGTACTAAATCTCATAAAAAAGCTGGAAAatttttcacattcccgagcgccgtggctcaaataatcatggtggaaaatgaacattggagtcggcaatcccggtacgcctctgtctcacgccaagcaattccaaaaagttgacagccctgctttgggtgctgaagccctccgcactttgttaaaaatcatgtccCTGTGTTGGACATCCTATTGGAGATTACACAGTAGCTAACAGATGCagatgtaaaatcagccattctcacgcattggccgtgagtctcacgcattgggtcactttctcatggtctcacgccaaggtagtattaTCTCACGTCTAGGTactaaatctcacgcaaaaagctggaaaattggTAAAATCTCACATTCATGAATAGTATGTTGCCCTACCCCCctttttcacattcccgagcgccgtggctcaaataatcatggtggaaaatgaacattggagtcggcaatcccggtacgcctctgtctcacgccaagcaattccaaaaagttgacagccctgctttgggtgctgaagccctccgcactttgttaaaaatcatgtccCTGTGTTGGACATCCTATTGGAGATTACACAGTAGCTAACAGATGCagatgtaaaatcagccatttttggtgattttagccattaagcccccccccttccgcataaatctgaaagaggggctgagccccgcaggaaaagatcatGGACACGCCGGTGGAATGTTGACATTAAAAAGAGAAGAGCCACTGGCATAGCATGAGTCATTCTGTGGGGGGACTGACCATGATTAGGGGGTACAAGCTGTTTTTCAGAATTATCCTGTGgaattttcaaatcaattgggGGATGTACCTCCACATgttccccatgcccctatgacactacacCACTGAAAAGTGCCTTCCTGAAACCAAATTCGCACCAAACCCAGCTACATCCTTTTGTAAAGTTTTCCAGAAAGCACAGATCAATAGCCTTTCCTTGGCTTAATTATCACCAATAAAAACCAAATAACTTGTATTGCTGATCTGTCTCTTACAGCGCCATTTCAATGTACTACGAGTTACCCGACAAGGATCTTGAGTATATTGAACAAGAAAAGGAAGGCAAAGGTTTCTTGATCAACCTAATTGATTCTCCAGGACATGTGGACTTCTCATCTGAGGTGACAGCTGCTCTCCGTGTAACAGATGGCGCCTTGGTGGTTGTAGACTGCGTGAGTGGTAAGTCTTGATGATATAGGCATACACAGAACTTGATTGATTGGACAAATTATTATAGCTTTATAGCCCCTCCCTCACCCTTCATCATTCAAGAGTGGGGGCAAGAGTTCTCACAGAGGAGTACATAGCTGCTCCCATGCCCCCTGGCTCTGCCACTGTGTACTGTACAACTTATTTAGACACAGTATTTCAttaggtgacatcccgctatctctaaggtccgctatctctaaggttcgctatctctaaggttcgctatcactaacgtgtaaagtttatggagatcagaatcccgctatctctaatagagaaaaaggttcgctatacctaaaaaaaggtccgctacttctaaggttcgatatcactaatttagaataaggttcgctagttctaaggttcgatattacggaccttatttaaaattagagatagcgaaccttatttaaaattagtgatatcgaaccttagaaataccgaacctttttcaaaattagtgatatcgaaattaggtatagcggacctttttcgtaattagtgataacgaaccttagagatatcgaaccttagagatagcgaaccgtaacctttCATTAATGccctgtgtgctagccataggctccaacataaaaagttttgagatattttttcaaaaatcaaaagggcatttcgtgatccacagcctcatcccccatttttctcaaaaaagttgagatttttataccacgtACAGGAAATCtttggctgcataatgtttatggacaaaaaaattttttgcagattaattcatttagcgaacatatattgtcaaatttgaattacatgcTGGATCAGAACAAAATTACAGTGGCCAAAAACATAGTGGCCAATGGAGCAGAGTAAGAcacatgatcatgcataactcacaaacacaaaatcagaatcaattgaaattttgggaacaaattttttgtggatatctgctgaaaaaatgtcataaaaagaggatgctagaatcacaagatactcctttaatgttattCTTAACAGGTGTATGTGCCCAGACAGAGACTGTCCTTCGTCAGGCCATCACTGAACGCATCAAGCCAGTCCTATTCCTCAACAAGATGGATCGTGCCTTGTTTGAATTGCAAATGGACAAGGAGGATCTCTACCAGACTTTCCAACGCATCATAGAGAATGTCAATGTTATCGTCGGCACATACAGTGATGAAGATGGACCTATGGGAAATGTGTCAGTAAGTTTGTGTAGCACATTATAGGTACCAGCTAAGGTATGGGGAAGGTGGTCTTGCCAGTGGCATAGCGCCATAGCGGgccgggggcacgtgcccctccaatcgattgcaaaatttagacaatcacataggaaaattgccaaaaaatggcttaaTTGTGCCCCTCCCCCATCAGACCCTGTGCTCctcaatcatggtcagtgcccccaatatgatgacccccTACGCCACTGGGTCTAGCTCGATCGGTTAAAAAATGGCAGTAATATTAATGCAATTTTTGTATTAAATTTCATGTTTAGAGAAAATATTTGCAAAGTATACAAAAAAAACTGCTGAATATTAAAGAAAGTCTTGTGACATTGGGTGTAAATTCACTGTAGCTTCTTCATTAGTTTTTGGAACGCCTCATTGATACCATGGATATAGCTATGGTTGTTCCCCATCTTCCCCGTaactaaaataatagattttttgGTGTTTCAAAGCATGATGGGGTGAACATTTTAATAGCCAAATACCGTCAGTTCCATTTACatgcacatatgtgacatgatcaagaggaatgagtcggatgtcgctaatattgttttcgagatattgacaaaaacagtgttcaaattcttttgttttatattgttttcggccattgataaattgctcataactcggtaaccagatgtccaattttgatggggtttacatcaaaatgtagcattaatAAATTGCCAGAAATGATGTAAAAACCTCTAATTGAAAAttaccgacatgtgactcattccccttgatcatgtcacatatgaggtttttttcatgaaaatgacAAAAGGCAGACATACACCCTCCAAACATTACCATACAATAgactggtcttacaataatatatGTTTGTACAGCAACCTGTATCAGTACTATAATAGAGGATGTCTGCCGACGAATACCTAAatataggtatattcgtctcaggtctgCCTTGTGTCTCTTTGGTAAAACAAAACTCATTTAgaaacatatgtgacacgatctggtccattggggcaaaggaggcatttgtgaaaattgagttactgtaattaatacattacacatacaataggctatcatttactgaaaataccaaaggtcttgcatacttggttctaaagttatgaagttttttgatgtctattttcttatgtatttcattgttttttactcccatatttttacctttatctcagtttcaaatttgccgcctttggcccccatggaccagatcgtgtcacatatacttgtagatggaattcaatGGTAGAATTATTAAACTTTGCCAAATGTGCATGTTTCTTCAAACCCTGCTTGGTAtgacaacaatgataataataactaaTGACAAAAAATCATTACCGGTATTTACATctcaaatattttcatttataataggTGACTGCATCTGATGGTTCAGTTGGCTTTGGAGCTGGTCTTCATGGATGGGCTTTCACTCTCAAACAGTTTGCGGAGATCTATGGTGACAAGTTGAAGATCAAACCAGCCAAATTGATGAAGCGTCTTTGGGGTGATAACTTCTATGATCCTGTGGAGAAGAAGTGGAGCAAGGAACCAAGAGAAGGCAGCGTGAGAGGTTTCAACATGTTTGTATTGGATCCCATATTTAAGGTAAAGGggctgcatgctagccataggcttcaacataaaaagttttgagatattttctcaaaatatcaagagctatcttaagaatcactgaaccaatactaggcttgattgtactcattttaatgcattttacatgctgattccaaatatggttatgaaaatttacaattccgaaatttttgaattaaaaaaaaattgaaatttgtcatttgcacttgtgtggagagagttaatgagATTGAGGATATGACAAGATAATCAATCAATCTGACTTGTTTTATATTTAAGCATTTTATACCTTAGCCAGCATAAGTAAGGAAAGCAAAAATGATTAGAAAGTTGAACTGTGTGTTGGCACTATCATTACATTCCTCAAGTAATGATGTGATGTAAACatgttaaggtaatacactattttaaagtgttgcgatttggtagttcactacatcttgcgaatggtagtgagctttggcaaaaattgcattgctttgcgagcatgtagaagaattcaaatatcacagaaatacttttgtaggtcatgtggttcttgagttatgttgtaaagaacgctgaaacaacaacacttttgtaaaatgtacataactcattaacaacaataaattaagcaagttttcaaagtatatgatttgtagaatgaacttttgcaaaacatcaaagtgcagtattttttaataacaattaacatattgatttttttggctgctttgaccaacaataccgcatctacccttaatatAAGCTACAACTCCTCCCTCTTAATGATTTGACTAGATGAATGTCAAGGAAGAGAAAACATTTTTATGAATATtccaaaacacattttctatACATCTATACAATAATTTaataatgaaaatgtaatttttaacagCAATCATTTCtaacaatttttttattccaGATCTATGATGCAACAATGAACCTGAAGCATGATGAAACAGCCAAGTTGATAGAAAAACTCAGCATCAGACTGACACCAGAAGAACAACTGCTGACTGGAAAACACCTGTTCAAGGTATGTTTATTGCTAATTTTGTTGGAGTGTATGCAACTGTTGAGGTcagccaaggtcaaaggtcaagaccaatttaaagttgctccgaccaGACTGCAACCTGCAGTTAATGacccctgacacttggggagtataaaaccgtaaaGATCATCCCAGGTGAAAGTTCGGGTTATAACTCATGGAAAATGAGCCCTGACATTTGGAGAGTATGAAACCGTAacggtcatccaaggtcaaaggtcaggtaggGCTCAATCtttgtgacaacaaacctcatgaccatgggaacattttacaggggtcaggtcaaaagtCATCTGGAACCATATCTTAGAATTGCGTTTTCTGGACATCTGCAAGGAGTTCGGGACTCAagtcaaacttggtgacaacaaaccttatgaccagtggaacatttttggaacattttgcaggggtcagtacTGAGCTGTACTGTATATAGTGTGGGAATGACACAGGTCTATAAAGGTTGCTTTAAAGCTTACCGCTAGAAAATCTTTTCTTACTTTGGAAATAAAAACCAAAatcatacacatatattttgatgtCAATCAAATAAAACCAAAAGCATATACACATAATACATGACATAATTTTGATGTCAATTAAATAGGAGTTAAATATACTTTTCAGCATGTCATGTGAAGTGGAGTAACAAGGCTGTGTTTCGATATTTCCCATGTTTAATATAAGCACAATATTGTAggcagtattttttattttatacttCCTCTAAAGATTATCATCATTTTAAAGTTTCACTTCCCATTTTGTTTCTCACATTTCGTTGTTATCTTAGTTGCTTTCGAGCATGTCATATTGAGTAACAAGGTTGTGCTTTGATATTGCCTATGTGCAGGCCAGTAACATCCCAAAATGACCAAAGAGTctccttttttgacccaaaaagttccATTTGCGAGCGTATTGAGCgccaaaaattgggttttttatgcctttttgttcaaaaaaggtccaaatttaaagtccactttttcaaaatcagcccccccaccaaagtaaatcctggttacgggcctgcccaTGTTTAATAAGAACAATATTGTAGGTGGTTTTCTGCATTCTACTCAATCCCCTAAAGATTATTATCATATTAAAGTTTCACTTCCCATTTAGTTTCTCTCACCATGTTGACATGTTCACTGTTGGATCATATTAAAGTTTCACTTCCCATGAGTTTTTTTTCTCCCTGCTGCTTAAATAAAAGGCATTTCGTGatacacagcctcatccccccatttttctcaaaaaaagttgagatttttataccactggaatcctctggctacataatgttcatgtaccaaaaatttcttgcagattaattcgtttagcaaaaaaaaatcaccaaatttgaatttcgttctggtataccagaacaatattacaacagtggcctatggagcagtacgTGTCATACACATAAATcacgcataactcgcaaacgcaaattcGAAATCAAAGAAAATTTGTGAGAAAAACCTTtatcgtgaatatctactgaaaaatgtcacaaaaagaggatgctaggatcacttaaatactcctttaaacttcATCTTCCATTAGTTTACTGCAAACTTGTTCCCAGCCAAGTCTGGATTTGATTCCAgtctcttgattcttgcagaacaTTTTTATGTGATAGTTTTCTTGTACCATATATTTTAATGTAAGATTTAAATTCCAAAGAGGCCTGGGTGTAATTCTGATGCTTCCTTCTTCCACTTTAAGACCTGATTTGATCAACCAAATTGGGCCATGACTGATCACAATCAATTTCACATTTGATATAAATGGGTTTTACATTTTGCGATGAAACTTTCATAAGTGAAAAGATTTTTTAACTAGAACTGTCtgtaaaagtcaaatttgaattgTGAAGTGGTTAAATGAATGCATTAGTCTGATTTAATGCTctacatgctagccataggcatcaacatgaaatgttaaaaagttttgaaacattttctcagattattaagagctatctcaagaaccactgaatcaatactaggcttgtttgtactcattttaatgcatttttcatgctaagtccaaatatggtcatgaaaatttacatttctgaatttttttaatttttaaaacaaaatttgaaacttgttgtctgcagtcgacacccatgtggagagagttaagtggTTTAATGAATGCATCTATTATTACTGTGATTTAAATGCCAATGACCCAGTGTTTTAGAAGATGGTACCAGTAATGCCCTTTTGAATTACACATAAACTATCTTTTTTAAAGGTTTCTTTGAAAATAACATTTGATTTTATTCTCGTTATGTAATCAGACTCTGATGCGCAAGTGGCTGCCAGCTGGTGATGCCCTCCTCCAGATGATCACTATTCACCTACCCTCTCCTGTCACAGCTCAGAAGTACAGAGCTGAGCTGTTGTATGAAGGACCCAATGATGATCCAGTATGCATGGGTAAGCTAAAGTTCCCCCCTTTtagctatacattggttcgcCTAAAGGTTGGTGTGATGTAGGTGTGTATTTAATCGTCAGCAATCGCAGTATCAAATCATGTGCATAGAGTTAATTGCTCAGAGCATACAAGGGTGGTTTGTCATCATGCTTGCAGTGGGACTTTGATAAAGCATTGATGTCCCTACCAAACTTTAGGCAAACCAAAGAATATGCTAGTAATTTAAATGTTGCAACCTATTCCACGATGATCGAGCCTTTTAATGTGATGAAGGCATGAAAATTGTAAGCAAATGAAAATATTCTGTTTTGTGGAGggcatatcccagcaaacacagaaatgttttcaaacatttttttttggtcaaaagattttaataacattaaatgtcagttTACATAAAGGCCATGAAAGTGTTTTAAAACCTTTGTAtggaaaaacactacaaataagTTTTTGAATGttgtcaaaaattgttgtgaacactaaaataaaagtaTGTTATGATTTGCAACAACTAaaaaaagtttttcaaatgttttataccctttattcgaccatatatttgtttttatatatcTGTTTCTGGCAAGTTTTTCTGCCATTTTCTACCCTTTTACGAAAATGTTTAATGTTTGATtggatattgatcaatcaaaacaGGCCAAATTTCACGTTCATTTACATTTTAACATGGCAACAATTCTTTTTACAGGCATCAAGAATTGTGACCCTGAGGCACCATTGATGATGTACATTTCCAAGATGGTTCCTGCAACTTCAGCCAAGGGAAGATTCTACGCATTTGGCCGTGTGTTTTCAGGCGCGGTTAGCTCTGGTTTGAAGTGTCGCATCATGGGTCCCAACTACATCCCTGGCCAGAAAGATGACTTGTACATTGCACCAATCCAAAGGTGAGGCAGGATCAGAAAGAAATTTGTTATTGATAGTGGTGGCATAATGGGGTGGGGGGGCAAGTGGGTATTTCCCCCCTCcctatttttcttgcccccccctcttttgaggcaaaactcccaaaatcatgtaaatttccactttttgcagcaattttgcgcaaaagttGTCCCGGCACCGCCATTGGTTATCAACAGTTTCAGTGTCAAAACCAATGTGTGATGGAACAGATTCTATGTTTTGTTGCAAGGGCgttgccaggatttattgggggaggctgattttgaaaaagtggaccttttcccaatagtttggacttttttgaccaagaaagcataaataACCTTATCATACCTTTCCGCTCGATACATTAgtaaatgggcaaattttgaccttttttgactgaaaaagtataaaaaccaTTTGTTATTCACTTACTAcctcgcaaagtggacctttttggccGTTGGTGATTTTAGGGGGTGACCACAACCCCCGCCCCCTGCCAACGCCCCTGCTTTGTTGTGACTTCATGCAAACTCAGCTTGTTtgaattgttttcaaaaaaaacttTGTATTATTTggatttgaattttcaaaataTACATAAATGTTTTCCTCATCTATCTTTTGATGTTACTGAGAAATTCTACAAGATTCAAAACAAATCTATTCAAGATATATAAATTGTTTTTTATACTTcacataatttattataaataccAAACTATAAcatcacaatttaaatcaaacaagTGAATCATGTATGGAGGAGATGTCCAAAAGCAGCCCAATAATGCACAAGTTATACCAAATTTGAATGACAAATATAAATAAGACATCTTTCCTTTTAATATTGTTCAATCAGGAGTAAGTCAACTTCAAAACATTAATAAACTTTCTACTTTTCTCTTTCCTTGCAAACAGGACTGTTTTAATGATGGGTCGTCATATGGAACCTATAGGTAGAGTTCCATGTGGCAACATCGTTGGACTCGCAGGAATTGATCAGTTCTTAATCAAGACTGGTACCATCACCACCTATGAACAAGCACACAACATGAAGGTAAGTTTACTATTTTGAAAGacaagagataaaaagactatatCGTGTCTATCGTCAGGGCAATGGTGCAccatgattggttgccgacctgcgcagtacggaattttctgtctagttgtcagaatttcagatgcgaactagtctttttatctccttctttcattattatatatatacacCGGAAGAAAGGTTTTATTTATGCGATAAGAATTTAAGCAAAATGGAATATTCCAGTGGATATCcactctacccctgtggaagattttgatttttttttcctcagggggagtatgttttcaaatgtaattggtcagggattcactttgaaacctatactccccctgtattatgacttcaaatatatcttccacaactggtgtgactatttcaaatggaagatatccaattgtctattatattcgaaacttatactccctctgtggaatacttgagctaaatcttccacaggggtagtatgggttttaaatggaatagcccaatgagtcTACTCACTTTGACATCAGTCATTATATTCCATAGACTATTTCTACTTCGCCTTGTTGTAATATGATGttgcccatgttatatgagacaatagaagCTAATTGATGCACAACAGTGGCTAAAATTAATACCATTATTCTCTTATTCAAGTAAAACATGTATTGTTTAATGGGCCTTCAGATCAAATAGAATGATCAATCAAATGTTCTTCTACATTGATCCTTTcgaataacatgaaattgataatGGTCAGATCCCCTGGCCAAATAAAAAGATTGGTTGCTTGTCATCCACCGACCAACCCTATATTataatctggaaaaaaaaaaaaaaagtttttttgttttgttttactgttcaaatgaataccgaccctaattttggaaattccagtaAAGgtgttttttctttcaacatttttgacatcctgaaattttttttacagtttctacacacttctaaactgttttaaaacataaatGAAGTGgtaactatttgggctatttattaagctaattaaactGAGGCATACAGTCATGTCAAAAAATCCTGACGAACCgatccaattctgaaaaagttgtggaggacaagcaagcaatctttgtttttgtttttttggccttatggacTGGTAGACCAATGCAAGTGAactcatttttatcattttgaagatTGCGTTCAGTACCGCAGCTGAACTGAAATTCTAGAGAGGTACAAATAAAGCATGGAAGCAAAATGATACCATTCTGTTAGTAAATTATTAATGTTGTCTTTAAGGGATATAAAACTAAACAGATCTCAAACATGCCTGGTTTGTTTCAGGTGATGAAGTTTTCCGTGAGTCCAGTGGTGCGTGTTGCAGTGGAAGCCAAGAATTCAGCCGATTTACCCAAATTGGTGAAAGGCCTAGAGCGTCTGGCCAAGTCCGACCCTATGGTGCAATGCACTACTGATGAGTCTGGTGAGCACATCGTGGCAGGAGCAGGTGAACTTCATCTAGAAGTTTGCCTTAAAGATCTGGAGGAAGACTACGCTGCCATTCCAATCAAGGTAAGAGTATAATCTACAACAGCTCAAGTAAGCTGataaaattatgactttttttcaaTGTGGTTTTTTGGCTCTAGCGTAGCTACTGAGCCTTAGTCATTGCAGTCagtgaggactgtatttttgctacatattttggccacttgcgttcttgctttttatgctaaggcttcttttgtttatgatatctggctttgaaattacgttccaaggtttgcttagttatttagcaatcgattgcactcctttagaagtgaatttggggtggggaaagtacttattttgaagtgagaaaagtcaaaagtcgtcatgagaaacaagtcatttctatcggtttgcttggttccctgtatgcgctagagattattttggtctgagtaatttaagttgtgagatcatggcgggaattgacggattgcactatttttctttgggaaagtgaccttttatcatgaatttttgtggtgatctcacatggatagaaacgtgattggatgattcctttgtccagattgtttattgagttctcgggagttttgttaccatgggacaacacttaTTTTatagagaccagcggcgtagtaatttagttaaattaacgctaaataaccagggttgccaacaaAATTTAGCCCGacccgaatcgcaggtcaaataatcgaaaagtcgcccaattttttttttctttaccctttgtatcctatggggcaggaaattgtcccggggaaaatcttcaaaagtcgcctaattgggttaccaaatcgcgggtttgacaaccctgaaaacaacgtctcgacagcgaaggtcacatctggcttttcattatcattgtttgtctggcacgctttctacagcgtaggttgggaattctgaaaatctgtaaaaattacaattttgcggaataaagggtgggtttctaaaaagcgtgggagcaatatataattataaagcgtgtgggtaacgctaccaattgaaaaaaaaaatatataataaagtaatttgatgatctgttgaaacattcatattttcttcataaatctggaaagaaaatgtcaaaaatttatttgctgatgttttcaattcatacgacgtcacccgtagtagaatcgacgcgccgtgagttttatgaatgaatcaggctggaatgaatataattttcagtc encodes the following:
- the LOC140159053 gene encoding elongation factor 2-like; the encoded protein is MDKRKNIRNMSVIAHVDHGKTTLTDSLVVKAGIVAASKTGERITDTRDDERDRCITIKSTAISMYYELPDKDLEYIEQEKEGKGFLINLIDSPGHVDFSSEVTAALRVTDGALVVVDCVSGVCAQTETVLRQAITERIKPVLFLNKMDRALFELQMDKEDLYQTFQRIIENVNVIVGTYSDEDGPMGNVSVTASDGSVGFGAGLHGWAFTLKQFAEIYGDKLKIKPAKLMKRLWGDNFYDPVEKKWSKEPREGSVRGFNMFVLDPIFKIYDATMNLKHDETAKLIEKLSIRLTPEEQLLTGKHLFKTLMRKWLPAGDALLQMITIHLPSPVTAQKYRAELLYEGPNDDPVCMGIKNCDPEAPLMMYISKMVPATSAKGRFYAFGRVFSGAVSSGLKCRIMGPNYIPGQKDDLYIAPIQRTVLMMGRHMEPIGRVPCGNIVGLAGIDQFLIKTGTITTYEQAHNMKVMKFSVSPVVRVAVEAKNSADLPKLVKGLERLAKSDPMVQCTTDESGEHIVAGAGELHLEVCLKDLEEDYAAIPIKKSNPVVSYRETVGASSDRDCLAKTANKKNRIYMNASPLPDGLAEEIEKGDVNPRQDRKERALHLEGTYDYDYREAQKIWCFGPDVNGPNLLFDSTKGVQGIMDMKDSVVAGFHWATKESVLCEESMRGVRFNITDMMIHRDPMHRKGGQIIPAARRAVLASVLTAQPRVMEPVYLVEIQCPESAVGGVYGVLNKRRGHVFEEVKTPGTPMFIVKAYLPVNESFGFTQELRLGTGGKAFPQCVFDHWQHLPGDPLDPTSMAGMVVVETRKRKGLSESVPPLDRFLDRL